Proteins encoded within one genomic window of Candidatus Methylacidiphilales bacterium:
- a CDS encoding STAS domain-containing protein, protein MELAEVAEGALVILNLKGDIDLQHSPKLRDLLRAKIKSKCPALVVDFTHVNYIDSSGLATFVEYYQGARQFSGKVALAAMSNRVRSVFDLVRLSEVFPIFPTLDEAKKSLGGA, encoded by the coding sequence ATGGAATTGGCCGAAGTCGCAGAAGGAGCCCTCGTCATCCTCAATCTCAAAGGGGACATCGACCTCCAACACTCCCCCAAACTGCGCGACCTGCTGCGCGCAAAGATCAAATCGAAGTGCCCCGCGCTGGTGGTTGATTTCACCCACGTCAACTACATCGACTCCTCCGGACTGGCCACCTTCGTCGAATACTATCAGGGGGCACGCCAGTTCTCCGGCAAAGTGGCCCTAGCGGCCATGTCCAACCGGGTGCGCAGCGTTTTCGATCTCGTCCGCCTCAGCGAGGTCTTCCCCATCTTCCCCACCCTCGACGAGGCCAAGAAATCCCTCGGCGGCGCCTGA
- a CDS encoding SpoIIE family protein phosphatase — protein MKDPIARYQALIEVARSMSGVMDLDALLHGILKNAREVMEAEACSIFLPDHDTGEMVLHSADSGEGEVVVTIRVPKGVGVAGMVFECKKTVNIQDADNDPRVYKEAAKKARIHTRNMICVPLLNGGNCMGVMQILNAIGRPCFDSQDEEIVEAYAGLMAATLVRLDAERIAIAGARARQELELAREIQDSFLPPPVRSLPTCRIRMGFFPAREIGGDFYFVHSLDDHRTLCGLGDVSGKGVPAALTMARAIAEIRGLKSTLGQDLGAWVTHLNQIFCEGLSQGRFIGMTFLFTDSQAQTMQVCTAGQNPPARSNAGPWIPAPCKPHLPLGIVPGFTYHAESFPLVAGEMWALFSDGITEARNAAAEELTEARFLAALPQGANPPKTFDAMVHAWKEFVGTAAPHDDASLMLFTWRGKTPPASLQHHCCLENLAPGRAFIEEWAKFSCFDDISVGQIVLAVDEAVTNVYRYAYGEKSGPLEYQVAIEDDHLVIRLIDQGTPVVLDKIKGRALDDLRPGGLGTILLQNVFDSTQYLPQSVGTILELRKKIP, from the coding sequence ATGAAAGATCCCATTGCCCGCTACCAGGCCCTGATCGAAGTCGCCCGCAGCATGAGCGGCGTCATGGACCTCGACGCCCTCCTCCACGGCATCCTCAAAAATGCCCGCGAGGTCATGGAGGCCGAGGCCTGTTCCATATTCCTGCCCGACCACGACACGGGTGAAATGGTCCTCCACTCCGCCGATTCAGGTGAAGGGGAGGTGGTCGTCACCATCCGTGTGCCCAAGGGCGTGGGCGTGGCTGGCATGGTTTTCGAATGCAAGAAAACGGTCAACATCCAGGACGCCGACAACGACCCCCGCGTCTACAAGGAGGCCGCCAAAAAAGCCCGCATCCACACCCGCAACATGATCTGCGTGCCGTTGCTCAACGGAGGCAATTGCATGGGTGTGATGCAGATCCTCAATGCCATCGGCCGTCCCTGCTTCGATTCCCAGGACGAGGAAATCGTCGAGGCCTACGCCGGCCTCATGGCCGCGACCTTGGTGCGCCTCGACGCCGAACGCATCGCGATTGCCGGGGCCCGCGCCCGCCAGGAACTCGAACTGGCCCGGGAAATCCAGGATTCCTTCCTCCCCCCACCGGTGCGATCCCTCCCCACCTGCCGCATCCGCATGGGTTTCTTCCCCGCGCGGGAAATCGGCGGCGATTTTTACTTCGTCCACTCCCTGGACGACCACCGCACCCTCTGCGGGTTGGGCGATGTTTCCGGCAAAGGCGTCCCGGCTGCCCTGACCATGGCCCGTGCCATCGCGGAAATCCGCGGACTCAAGAGCACCCTCGGCCAGGACCTGGGGGCCTGGGTCACCCATCTGAACCAGATCTTCTGCGAGGGCCTCAGCCAGGGCCGCTTCATCGGGATGACCTTCCTGTTCACTGATAGCCAGGCCCAGACCATGCAGGTCTGCACCGCAGGGCAGAATCCCCCCGCCCGTTCCAACGCCGGCCCCTGGATTCCCGCTCCCTGCAAACCCCACCTCCCCCTCGGGATCGTGCCCGGCTTCACTTACCACGCGGAGTCCTTCCCTCTCGTCGCGGGCGAGATGTGGGCCCTTTTTTCCGACGGCATCACCGAAGCCCGCAACGCCGCCGCGGAGGAACTGACCGAGGCCCGCTTCCTCGCGGCCCTCCCCCAAGGGGCCAATCCCCCGAAAACGTTCGACGCCATGGTCCATGCGTGGAAGGAATTCGTCGGCACCGCCGCGCCCCACGATGACGCCTCCCTCATGCTTTTCACCTGGCGCGGCAAAACCCCTCCCGCCTCACTGCAACACCATTGCTGCCTGGAAAACCTCGCCCCGGGCCGGGCCTTCATCGAGGAATGGGCCAAATTCTCCTGCTTCGACGATATCTCCGTCGGTCAGATCGTCCTGGCCGTGGATGAAGCCGTGACCAATGTCTACCGCTACGCCTATGGTGAAAAATCCGGCCCCCTCGAATACCAAGTCGCCATCGAAGACGACCACCTCGTCATCCGTCTCATCGACCAGGGCACACCTGTCGTGCTTGATAAAATCAAGGGCCGCGCGCTTGACGACCTCCGACCCGGCGGCCTCGGCACCATTCTCTTACAAAACGTCTTCGATTCGACGCAGTACCTGCCCCAATCGGTGGGCACCATCCTGGAGCTGCGCAAAAAAATCCCATAA
- a CDS encoding MlaD family protein yields MKLKNTSDFLIALTVIGCSLLLLAAMSMALTGFSFGKKPGRTVAIDLPSVTGLRVNSEVRYAGAEVGKILSIEPLDWDRRTHPDLAVRIIAEIDRPMPALKTDSEAAITSDTILAEKFLDLTPGTASAALLADGQPITARKVATFDDLTREGLDMLTELNSIVTSVKAKNPDLPEKVNALLANAQNLSANADELIERLNELTEKNNGKIDQTLGDLNVVLQNLKVVSTYAKALTGTIGQKPWRVFWGGETPPLPSEQEILASDKPLPVPPPKK; encoded by the coding sequence ATGAAACTCAAAAACACCTCCGATTTCCTCATCGCCCTCACGGTCATCGGCTGCAGCCTTCTCCTGCTCGCGGCCATGTCCATGGCCCTGACCGGTTTCAGTTTCGGCAAAAAGCCCGGCCGCACCGTGGCCATCGACCTCCCCTCGGTCACCGGCCTGCGCGTCAACTCGGAAGTCCGTTACGCCGGAGCCGAAGTCGGCAAGATCCTCTCCATCGAACCCCTGGACTGGGACCGTCGCACCCACCCCGATCTGGCCGTGCGGATCATCGCCGAAATCGACCGCCCCATGCCCGCCCTCAAGACCGATTCCGAGGCCGCCATCACCTCGGACACCATCCTGGCTGAAAAATTCCTCGACCTCACTCCCGGCACCGCCTCTGCGGCGCTGCTCGCCGATGGCCAGCCCATCACCGCCCGCAAGGTGGCCACCTTCGACGACCTGACCCGCGAAGGCTTGGACATGCTCACCGAGTTGAACTCCATCGTCACCTCGGTCAAAGCCAAGAACCCCGACCTCCCGGAAAAAGTCAACGCCCTCCTCGCCAACGCCCAGAACCTCTCGGCAAACGCCGACGAACTCATCGAGCGCCTCAATGAGTTGACGGAAAAGAACAACGGCAAAATCGACCAGACCCTGGGCGACCTCAACGTGGTCCTGCAAAACCTCAAGGTGGTTTCCACCTACGCCAAGGCCCTGACCGGCACCATCGGCCAGAAACCCTGGCGCGTCTTCTGGGGCGGCGAAACCCCCCCCCTTCCCTCTGAACAGGAAATCCTAGCCAGTGACAAGCCCCTCCCGGTCCCGCCACCCAAGAAGTGA
- a CDS encoding cyclic nucleotide-binding domain-containing protein produces MGLFQRNGAKLTPYLQLLKGIPLFSKLTNQEFIILSQIIHERTYLKGEVIFEECDEGLGMYVVVEGRVQIHRNADGGQVKLSEIEPGAFFGELALLSGAPRSATAICLEPTRLLFFFRPEFMDVLETHGKMGSKLSIQIAIHTAERLRRVVLDRDFL; encoded by the coding sequence ATGGGACTTTTCCAGCGCAACGGGGCCAAGCTCACCCCTTATCTGCAATTGCTCAAGGGCATCCCGCTTTTTTCTAAATTGACCAATCAGGAATTCATCATCCTTTCCCAGATCATCCATGAGCGGACCTACCTCAAGGGCGAGGTCATCTTTGAGGAGTGTGACGAGGGGTTGGGGATGTATGTGGTGGTGGAGGGCCGGGTGCAGATCCACCGCAACGCAGACGGGGGCCAGGTCAAGTTGAGCGAGATCGAGCCCGGGGCATTTTTTGGGGAATTGGCCCTGTTGAGCGGAGCCCCTCGATCGGCCACGGCGATTTGTCTGGAACCGACGCGGTTGTTGTTCTTTTTCCGGCCCGAGTTCATGGATGTGCTGGAGACGCATGGAAAGATGGGGTCGAAGTTGAGCATCCAGATCGCCATCCACACGGCAGAGCGCCTGCGTCGTGTGGTTCTGGACCGGGATTTCCTATGA
- a CDS encoding ABC transporter permease, which yields MKEYFQLGASILYWLFVAPWRGRFFSIPETFHQIVRIGVQALPMASLTAFSVGLTLAMQAAREMGRLGADAYVPDLVVVSLLRELGPLLIAVIVVGRSGSAVTAELGTMVVSEEIEALEVMAINPVRFLVIPRFLAMVIMLPVLTIFGNYVGMFGGWFICHYTLGMDTATYIIRGCARAEFIDLYSGMAKSFVFAVLIITIACHYGMTVKGGAEGVGRHTTFSVVYSLLAILIANALLTGAFFFL from the coding sequence TTGAAGGAATACTTCCAACTCGGGGCCTCCATCCTCTATTGGCTCTTCGTCGCGCCCTGGCGCGGCCGTTTTTTCAGCATCCCGGAAACCTTCCACCAGATCGTCCGCATCGGCGTCCAGGCCCTGCCGATGGCCAGCCTCACCGCCTTCAGCGTCGGCCTCACCCTGGCCATGCAGGCCGCCCGGGAAATGGGACGCCTCGGCGCCGATGCCTATGTCCCCGACCTCGTCGTCGTTTCTCTTCTGCGCGAACTCGGCCCCCTCCTCATCGCGGTCATCGTTGTCGGCCGCAGCGGTTCGGCCGTCACGGCCGAACTCGGCACCATGGTCGTGTCGGAGGAAATCGAGGCCCTCGAGGTCATGGCCATCAACCCGGTTCGTTTCCTCGTCATCCCCCGCTTCCTCGCCATGGTCATCATGCTCCCGGTACTCACCATCTTCGGGAACTACGTCGGCATGTTCGGCGGCTGGTTCATCTGCCACTACACCCTCGGCATGGACACGGCCACGTACATCATCCGCGGGTGCGCCCGCGCGGAATTCATCGATCTTTACAGCGGCATGGCCAAGAGCTTCGTCTTCGCCGTCCTCATCATCACCATTGCCTGCCACTACGGCATGACCGTCAAGGGCGGGGCCGAGGGCGTCGGCCGCCACACCACTTTCTCCGTCGTCTATTCCCTCCTCGCCATCCTCATCGCCAACGCCCTCCTCACCGGCGCGTTCTTCTTCCTCTAA
- a CDS encoding ABC transporter ATP-binding protein gives MSRFADNSEPVIEVTDLVREFNGRRVLNGISFKIHRGETMIIMGGSGCGKSTLLRHMIGSMKPTSGSVKIFGREVTTMTDPELDEIRRRFGMNFQFGALLQSLTVGENVALPLLEHSTVDPGIIDLVVKMKLELVGLTGFENLKPAEISGGMRKRVGLARAVALDPELLFSDEPTSGLDPVMTAVVDKLTEDLTKNLGMTAVVVTHDMTSAFRIGTRMIMLGTGPWQGKIIAEGTPEEIRNHPNPMLQQFIRGEADGPIPLKLSKDDYIKRLLG, from the coding sequence ATGAGCCGTTTCGCCGACAACTCCGAACCTGTCATCGAGGTCACCGACCTCGTCCGGGAATTCAACGGCCGCAGGGTGCTCAATGGCATCAGCTTCAAAATCCACCGCGGCGAAACCATGATCATCATGGGCGGCTCCGGTTGCGGCAAGAGCACCCTCCTGCGCCATATGATCGGCTCCATGAAACCCACCTCGGGCTCGGTCAAAATCTTCGGCCGCGAAGTCACCACCATGACCGACCCCGAACTCGACGAAATCCGCCGACGCTTCGGCATGAATTTCCAATTCGGCGCCCTTCTGCAGTCCCTCACCGTGGGTGAAAACGTCGCCCTTCCCCTGCTCGAACACAGCACCGTCGACCCCGGCATCATCGACCTGGTCGTGAAGATGAAACTGGAACTGGTGGGACTCACCGGATTTGAAAACCTCAAACCCGCCGAAATCTCCGGCGGCATGCGCAAGCGCGTCGGCCTGGCCCGCGCCGTCGCCCTCGATCCCGAATTGCTCTTTTCCGACGAACCCACCTCCGGCCTCGACCCGGTCATGACCGCGGTCGTCGACAAACTCACCGAGGACTTGACCAAGAACCTCGGCATGACCGCGGTTGTGGTCACCCATGACATGACCAGCGCTTTCCGTATCGGCACCCGCATGATCATGCTCGGCACCGGACCCTGGCAGGGCAAAATCATCGCCGAGGGAACTCCGGAAGAAATACGCAACCACCCCAACCCCATGTTGCAACAGTTCATCCGTGGCGAGGCCGACGGCCCAATTCCCTTGAAACTCTCCAAGGACGACTATATCAAGAGGCTCCTCGGCTGA